In the genome of Corythoichthys intestinalis isolate RoL2023-P3 chromosome 19, ASM3026506v1, whole genome shotgun sequence, one region contains:
- the LOC130907513 gene encoding uncharacterized protein LOC130907513 yields the protein MESSKRCHEEFFLAKLTVAVAVSVIRSRPAGVCIRQHVQSLAAKLKQRERTASRAKEAGGAHCLPVTVGENTSTSGHNVPTELLGPVPPPAERFPHLLCALQRMDAPWPGDVLPDALRGLTDALAEATRECRLPAGAGQLALEACSRAADLSSGNAEGLEASLTDLIAALRRAGPRHPTADLLSECLVVLGRSRAANSFLFVAVLSEASELAERLCHAVQENTGVADFPADEYHMAWRLLTIAEELPKDAPVARRHRVRLEQTLRQLERQMLALWQEFPLLAVAVWRMVTDLWPSDT from the exons ATGGAGAGCAGCAAAAGATGCCATGAAG AGTTTtttttggccaaattgaccgtggCGGTGGCAGTGTCGGTGATCAGGAGCCGGCCGGCTGGTGTCTGCATCCGGCAACACGTCCAATCTTTGGCTGCGAAGTTGAAACAGCGAGAGCGTACTGCAAGCCGAGCGAAGGAAGCCGGAGGTGCTCACTGTCTTCCGGTAACGGTCGGCGAAAATACTAGTACATCAGGTCACAACGTCCCAACGGAACTCCTCGGGCCCGTTCCGCCTCCCGCCGAGAGATTTCCGCACTTGCTGTGCGCCCTCCAGCGAATGGACGCGCCGTGGCCCGGGGACGTTTTGCCGGATGCCCTGCGCGGTCTCACGGACGCCCTGGCCGAGGCCACCCGCGAATGCCGGCTTCCCGCCGGAGCGGGCCAGCTCGCGCTAGAGGCGTGCTCTCGCGCCGCCGACCTCTCCTCCGGCAACGCGGAAGGCCTGGAGGCCTCGCTGACGGATCTGATCGCCGCACTGCGACGCGCCGGCCCGCGGCACCCC ACGGCAGATCTGTTGTCGGAGTGCTTGGTGGTGTTAGGGCGCAGCCGCGCGGCAAACTCCTTCCTGTTCGTCGCCGTTCTGTCCGAGGCCAGCGAGCTGGCCGAGCGATTGTGCCACGCCGTCCAG GAAAACACCGGAGTGGCCGATTTTCCCGCGGATGAGTACCACATGGCGTGGCGCCTGCTGACGATCGCGGAGGAGCTGCCGAAAGACGCGCCGGTGGCGCGGCGACACCGCGTCAGGTTAGAACAGACGCTGCGGCAACTGGAGCGACAAATGTTGGCGCTGTGGCAGGAATTTCCGCTTTTGGCCGTCGCCGTGTGGAGAATGGTCACAGACCTTTGGCCGTCCGACACGTGA